GCTAAGAACCATAGAATGCAGAACTTAAGTGTCAGTGCTACAAGTCCGATATCTTCCACTGTTGATCTATATACCGGTCCTGCTCGGAATATGGATGTTGAAGACACATtagataatattaaattgCAAGTTGCCGGTCTGAACCTTAACGAAGGTGAAAATGCTGATTTATACGTTCCACCCAGTAACAATAATTCTGAGGCCTTGAATACGCAGGTCATGTTTGACTTCGAAAATTTGATTCAAGGAGAGTACGTGGAATTTGCAGAATATGACATTATGAAGATCCTAGATCTTTTAATCTCTTTGCCTCAAAAACAACCGAATGATCCTGTTGCGCCAGCGGCGTTGATATTCCAATGTTTAAGGTATGCACATAGGAAGGCAGAGAGTAATATTTTAGTGGATAAGATGTTCAATCTGTCGCTTACCAGGATTTTATCTTCACAACAGAGTACGACAGGTGGTGTTGTTACCGACAGAAAGGGCGATATAGTAGATCATTCCTACTGGCTAAGTTGTCTAACTTTTCTGTACTACTATCTATACCGTGATGAGAGATTTTTCAAGAAATATCCAATCCTTTTACAAGATTTAATCAATGCTATGCAGACCTTAATGATAGAAATATGTTCATCGGTAATGTCTCGTGTGAAGGACCTAATAGTCCCTGCTATTTTAACTCATACCACGATTTTTGACGTGAAGGAGACACTCTATAAAAAGGACTGGAACTTCTTTAAGAAGAGAAAGCAACCTTcgaagaagatgaggagCTCCTATGACGATATTCTGCATATGCTGTATCCACCATCTATGGAGGAACAGATGAAAGTTTCGCCCATTAAGATAGTTCAAATTTTTGGTGCATTGTCTTACGTTCTTGAATTGCACCACATTCATCCATTTTTCTACATCCAGTGCATTTCGACCTCTATAAAATGGTTTTCAAACTCTGTGTTCAACCACATTATCACAAGTAGAAAATACCTATCGAGGGCCCAGGCGATCCAAATTCGTTTCAATCTTTCCGCAATTGAGGATTGGATTAAAAACCATGATATGAAAGTCAACTATTCTACAATGATTGACACGTTTATTTGGGAACGATTCCCTTACACTTTGATAAAACCCGTATCTGAAATCAATTTGAAAATGAAGTCATTAAGAAATGTTACTATGTATACTCCTGTCGATAATGACAATATTCCAATTCGCGATAATCACAACAGTTTATTTTATCACCAATCTCTTTACCGAATTTCGCAGTTATACATGGAGCCTTTACTTCAATTACTGCAATGGTTACAGGTAGCAACAAGCTTGCAAGACGATGAGTCTCTAACGTATACCATGGGTCTGTTAAGTGTACTAACACCAGCGCAAATGCTGAGAGTTGTTGAGAAGTACAGATACGAGGTTGATGAACATCGGTTTAAATCTCCCCTAAAGAAATTATTATCGTCTTTAGTGAAGAAGGGTAGCGAGGTTCTTTTGCCTGAAAGTTCGCATATATTAGTTATTCTTCCGATGATGAATGAGCTAATAGAAGTTTATGTTTCCTGTGACAACGCAGCAAAGTTTGTTCCCCTACTATCCGAAAAGCTTCAGGATGAGATAGAACTCCTCCATGAGCATAATATGCGTGAAAGATTAATTGATGTGAACCCAGGCCATCGCATCAATGGTGAATTATCTACTCAAAAAGTCGAGCCTGTCATCTCAAGTGGGGCTGAAAATTATAAAACCGAAGATGACAGTGCTAGAGCGGTAGAACCCCGTTCAGCTTTTTCATTAAAAGAACAAAGTAATTGGTCTTCTACAGTAGACTGCGAAAATAATCCATGGTAAGGATGCAGGCAATTATATATGAGTGTCTACGGAAAGTGAGTTCAAACTAAATTTTTGTATTTAAAAAAAGCAGTTTGAGTTGACTAAAAACAGAAATATAATATTAACCCAAATACTAGACAATTAAATTAAGTCGATTCATAACGCTCATTTATAGAAGTTAGTAGTCTTTAGATTGACTTTTTGTTTCATACTGTTACCTACTTCTATTTTTCTATATTTTTAAGATCAACCCTATATCAGAGTTTGATGCAATGGGCAATTCCACCCAAGTTATGCAGTTCAGTAACGTCAGTCCTAATCCTTAAATGATACTCTTCGTAAGTTGTGGTATCTCCATCTTCCCTGTCTTCGTAAACCTGCTGTTCCTCAAAAAAAGATGTCGAAGCGTACTCTAGACCATGAATATCGCGAATACTTCTCCAACCATTTAAACCAGGCGTTTCAAATTCATTGCCGGTAAATGTCTCCTCATACATCTCATTAGAGTCCGTGTTGTTATCCACTTGTGATTCTATGATTGCTTCAGTAGAATCAATTTCACTGGAGCCTCGCAATTCACGTACGGGCTGAAACTTGGTAAAAGCATCTGCTTTACGTTTCAACTGCTTCATATAATCGGACCCTTCTATATAATTGTAAGTCATTTTGCCATTCTTATGGCTGTTCATCAATACCTCTCGACGAGCACCGACATACTTTGCCCCTTCATTCACAACGTTATATATGAAGCAATCTAATGACCACTCATACCAAACTTTGTCGTCTTGTATATTACGTGACATATGTAGTTCCATTTCCGTGTTGTCAGTTACGAACAATGGCTTTTTTAATGGAAAGAAAATTGGGGACCATGAGTTCATGTTCTTGGCGTAAATGGATTTCTTGTAGTTTTCAGCACTATTACTGTCATCAGAACTGGATTGTCCTAGTAATTTCACAGGACAGTCTGGTGGGAGTATCGAAAGTTCTATATTTCCAAACAAATTAGCAGTAAAGTAACCTACTAAGCCGTGAACTTCACTTCGGTGCTTTACCGTCAGGTTAGTAATTACTGAGCGAGCGGTACTAGCGGAATTATTTGGGTGCTTAAATGTCCAGAGTTCATTGACTTTACTCGATAAAATACAGTATGGAATATTATGGATGACCCAGGGTGATTCGAATGCACTGGACTCCAGTTTTTTAAGTTTTTGATACACTAGAGGGGTAGATACAATTGCAACGTAGGAAGTATATGATTCTGGAATAAATATTGTCCTTGAAGTACAGTTGCGCTTTTCCAGTGGCTGAAGACATTCCGGTGATAATTCATTACACCCAAAAGAGCCCAACAATTCTGATATGCATAAATCAATTTTAATATTAGAATTCCACTCACGCATATCAACAGGAGCAATCTCAACTGCTTGTGCCCAGTTTTCGAAATTTTTCTTCTGCAGATATAGTAATGCATGTGGGTTTTTTTCTAACGCGATCAACTTGAAATTGGCAATTTTCAATCTCTTTAGGCACTGGAGTGTCCTGTCAACAAGTGGGCCTCTTCCAGCTCCTGCTACTAATATAGAAAGCGTATTCCGTTTCCAATTGTTTTTCATATCGTTTACCAACTTTTGAAGCGCCTTTCCTATGGCAATTTCATACATGTCGTACTTCGCAGTCTCTTCCTCAAAAGTATGATAGACATCATTACTTAGATTCGTTGAATGTGGCTGCAAAGGCGGCATAATTCTTGGAATTGCGTCAACCGAGCCAGCAGAGCTTACTATTGCTTTATCACCCTTCTTCAATAGATAATTAATATAGTCCAAATAAATTGTCTCGCCACCCCTAACATTATTGACATATTTCTCAATGCCATGCAGTATAATTGTCAGTTCTCCTAATGTGCTTTCAGCATTACCATTGATTTGCTGAAAACTGGTGATCAACTCCTGATTGTATCTGTTTAAAACAGGATAATCGTATTGGTTTGTAACAAAAATCGATGATGAAACCAGCAAACATGAGACTGGCTCTGCAAGCCACCTATTCAAAACATATCTTGGCGTCCGATGCCTAGGGATCGCCAAAGTGACTGTAAGACATGGGTGGTTATTGCAAAGTTTAGAAATTGTATTCCACAACTCCCACGTAGAAAATGGATCACTATCCTCAAATAGAGGAAGGGATATCGAAAGAAGAGGCAAAGTTTTGAAGTTATCACCTCTAGGGACAGATCTCAATAGTCTTGCAATCTTCTGTGCATAAAGATTCAGATTGTTTAGATTCCGGGGAGGGGCTAGGATCACCTGTTTAATACCAAAACATCTTGCATAATCAAATTCATACTTCAAAACCTGGAAACTTAACTCCGCAATATCGCGATCTGGACTTTCCAGCTCTAACCACGATGCAATTAGCCCAATATATCCAACACCATTTTCAGTAGTTCTCCTAGTTGGAGCACCAAGATCTTGAAGCTGCGGCGCCAGAATTTCAAGCCTAGATTTCTTACCCAACTTATAATCGCCATAGCAAATCTTCACAGCATCCCTGTACCTATTATTGGTAATTGGCACCAGCATATAGTCGTATTTGTCCTGATATTTATCACTTTCCATGAAATCATGGCTTTTTATTCCGACGAAAACATTACTCTTCATCTCGACAAAGTCCTTAGCACTATAATTGTAGTTGAACCACGAGTTAGAGCACCTAAA
The Eremothecium sinecaudum strain ATCC 58844 chromosome II, complete sequence DNA segment above includes these coding regions:
- a CDS encoding uncharacterized protein (Syntenic homolog of Ashbya gossypii ABR111C; Syntenic homolog of Saccharomyces cerevisiae YPR089W); protein product: MNFEDPWRYSGSANGYTATEELLEQRVKQTVKELPGESDLWCEVVILISQDDENVLSFRALVEEIGDRVNEKAQTGVTLLIYAIVYNHPTYVELLHETGKLDVNIPDDLTTYSPLMWCLTLKRKECCVELLNYDDELDLSYRNGNGATAIDLLLPGSEMYEFAKNHRMQNLSVSATSPISSTVDLYTGPARNMDVEDTLDNIKLQVAGLNLNEGENADLYVPPSNNNSEALNTQVMFDFENLIQGEYVEFAEYDIMKILDLLISLPQKQPNDPVAPAALIFQCLRYAHRKAESNILVDKMFNLSLTRILSSQQSTTGGVVTDRKGDIVDHSYWLSCLTFLYYYLYRDERFFKKYPILLQDLINAMQTLMIEICSSVMSRVKDLIVPAILTHTTIFDVKETLYKKDWNFFKKRKQPSKKMRSSYDDILHMLYPPSMEEQMKVSPIKIVQIFGALSYVLELHHIHPFFYIQCISTSIKWFSNSVFNHIITSRKYLSRAQAIQIRFNLSAIEDWIKNHDMKVNYSTMIDTFIWERFPYTLIKPVSEINLKMKSLRNVTMYTPVDNDNIPIRDNHNSLFYHQSLYRISQLYMEPLLQLLQWLQVATSLQDDESLTYTMGLLSVLTPAQMLRVVEKYRYEVDEHRFKSPLKKLLSSLVKKGSEVLLPESSHILVILPMMNELIEVYVSCDNAAKFVPLLSEKLQDEIELLHEHNMRERLIDVNPGHRINGELSTQKVEPVISSGAENYKTEDDSARAVEPRSAFSLKEQSNWSSTVDCENNPW
- the HSL7 gene encoding protein arginine N-methyltransferase (Syntenic homolog of Ashbya gossypii ABR110W; Syntenic homolog of Saccharomyces cerevisiae YBR133C (HSL7)), with translation MKSNVFVGIKSHDFMESDKYQDKYDYMLVPITNNRYRDAVKICYGDYKLGKKSRLEILAPQLQDLGAPTRRTTENGVGYIGLIASWLELESPDRDIAELSFQVLKYEFDYARCFGIKQVILAPPRNLNNLNLYAQKIARLLRSVPRGDNFKTLPLLSISLPLFEDSDPFSTWELWNTISKLCNNHPCLTVTLAIPRHRTPRYVLNRWLAEPVSCLLVSSSIFVTNQYDYPVLNRYNQELITSFQQINGNAESTLGELTIILHGIEKYVNNVRGGETIYLDYINYLLKKGDKAIVSSAGSVDAIPRIMPPLQPHSTNLSNDVYHTFEEETAKYDMYEIAIGKALQKLVNDMKNNWKRNTLSILVAGAGRGPLVDRTLQCLKRLKIANFKLIALEKNPHALLYLQKKNFENWAQAVEIAPVDMREWNSNIKIDLCISELLGSFGCNELSPECLQPLEKRNCTSRTIFIPESYTSYVAIVSTPLVYQKLKKLESSAFESPWVIHNIPYCILSSKVNELWTFKHPNNSASTARSVITNLTVKHRSEVHGLVGYFTANLFGNIELSILPPDCPVKLLGQSSSDDSNSAENYKKSIYAKNMNSWSPIFFPLKKPLFVTDNTEMELHMSRNIQDDKVWYEWSLDCFIYNVVNEGAKYVGARREVLMNSHKNGKMTYNYIEGSDYMKQLKRKADAFTKFQPVRELRGSSEIDSTEAIIESQVDNNTDSNEMYEETFTGNEFETPGLNGWRSIRDIHGLEYASTSFFEEQQVYEDREDGDTTTYEEYHLRIRTDVTELHNLGGIAHCIKL